From the genome of Scytonema hofmannii PCC 7110, one region includes:
- a CDS encoding GNAT family N-acetyltransferase, translated as MLRLAKPEDTEALIAVAKTIGFEPNEIELISKMLANYFHGNNDSDSFWIADDDEKDGIVGVAYCELERMTEQTWNLQLIAIRSDYQGQGRGGKLLCYVEEILKAQGGRMLLVETLASLDRTRSFYAKCGYEEEACIRDFYTTGADKIVFRKVLNAN; from the coding sequence ATGCTCCGACTTGCAAAACCCGAAGATACAGAAGCATTAATTGCCGTAGCCAAGACAATTGGTTTCGAGCCGAACGAGATCGAGCTAATCAGCAAGATGCTTGCTAACTACTTCCATGGCAACAACGACAGTGATTCCTTCTGGATTGCTGACGATGATGAGAAAGACGGAATCGTGGGAGTTGCTTACTGTGAGCTTGAACGGATGACTGAGCAGACGTGGAACCTACAATTGATTGCTATTCGCTCTGACTACCAGGGACAAGGACGTGGTGGGAAACTGCTGTGCTATGTTGAAGAAATTTTGAAAGCACAAGGTGGGCGAATGCTTCTAGTAGAAACATTGGCAAGCTTAGATCGCACGCGTTCGTTTTACGCAAAATGTGGTTATGAAGAAGAAGCTTGCATTCGGGACTTCTACACGACGGGTGCTGATAAGATTGTGTTTCGCAAAGTTTTAAATGCGAACTAG
- a CDS encoding DUF4351 domain-containing protein has translation MTSERKRADNDSPWKEILEAYFPQAMQFFFPQTAALIDWTRPYEFLDKEFQQIARDAEVGRRYADKLVKVWQLQGEEMWLLIHVEVQASPEDDFAQRMFSYNLRIFDRFGKPAISLAILCDADPEWRPNRYSFRYPNTRLKFEFGIVKLLDYQNRWAELEASDNPFATVVMAHLKMQQTTKKPQERKSWKFSLIRRLYDLGWQEKEIRNLYRFIDWIMILPDGLEAEFWQEFKQFEQERRMSYITTGERIGYERGKSEGKIEGELEGEQKLVLRLLRRRVGELPQALIESIQTLSVTQLESLGEALLDFTAMEDLLDWLDANRTV, from the coding sequence ATGACCTCTGAAAGAAAAAGAGCTGATAATGATTCACCATGGAAAGAAATTTTAGAAGCCTACTTTCCGCAAGCAATGCAATTTTTCTTCCCGCAAACAGCCGCATTAATTGACTGGACGCGCCCTTACGAATTTTTAGACAAGGAATTTCAGCAAATTGCACGCGACGCCGAAGTTGGTAGACGATATGCAGATAAGTTGGTGAAAGTCTGGCAACTGCAAGGAGAGGAAATGTGGTTGTTGATACACGTAGAAGTTCAAGCTAGCCCGGAAGACGACTTTGCACAAAGAATGTTTTCCTACAACTTGCGGATCTTCGACCGCTTTGGCAAACCTGCCATCAGTTTAGCCATTTTGTGCGATGCCGACCCCGAATGGCGACCGAATCGGTATAGTTTTCGCTACCCTAACACCAGGCTGAAATTTGAATTTGGTATTGTCAAGCTACTCGATTACCAAAACCGTTGGGCAGAGTTAGAAGCGAGTGACAATCCATTTGCCACAGTGGTGATGGCACACTTAAAAATGCAACAAACAACGAAAAAGCCCCAGGAAAGGAAAAGTTGGAAATTTAGCTTGATAAGACGGTTGTATGACTTGGGATGGCAAGAGAAAGAGATTCGGAACCTATATCGATTTATCGATTGGATTATGATATTACCAGATGGATTAGAAGCAGAGTTTTGGCAGGAATTTAAGCAATTTGAGCAGGAGCGTCGGATGAGTTACATTACTACAGGTGAGCGCATTGGCTACGAGCGCGGAAAGAGCGAAGGCAAGATCGAAGGAGAGCTTGAAGGCGAACAAAAGCTTGTTCTACGGCTACTGAGAAGACGAGTAGGAGAATTACCACAAGCACTCATCGAAAGCATTCAAACCCTCTCAGTTACACAATTAGAATCACTAGGCGAAGCTTTGTTAGATTTTACAGCCATGGAAGACTTGCTCGACTGGTTAGACGCCAATCGCACAGTCTAA
- a CDS encoding VOC family protein — translation MTLGTINHLSLTVSDRALSEPFYDQILQFMGYQQVEKNEEFIMWWQQSAGAILIYNSRPDSPNKIHDRYSPGLHHLAFNAESREQVDKLYQIVLDMGGTILDAPAEYNHYAPGYYAFYFADPDGIKLEFVHMPNLP, via the coding sequence ATGACGTTAGGTACAATCAACCACTTATCTTTAACGGTGAGCGATCGCGCCTTATCGGAACCTTTTTACGACCAGATTTTACAGTTCATGGGGTATCAGCAGGTAGAAAAGAACGAAGAATTCATCATGTGGTGGCAACAGAGTGCGGGGGCTATTCTCATTTACAACAGCCGCCCGGACTCTCCTAACAAAATTCATGACCGCTACTCACCAGGATTGCATCACCTTGCCTTTAACGCTGAAAGTCGAGAGCAAGTCGATAAACTGTACCAGATCGTTCTGGATATGGGCGGTACAATTTTGGATGCACCCGCAGAATACAACCACTACGCTCCTGGCTACTACGCTTTTTACTTTGCCGATCCTGATGGAATCAAACTAGAATTTGTGCATATGCCAAACTTACCTTAA
- a CDS encoding DUF2887 domain-containing protein: MIAFNCNIAFPKADAANRSQLLELVERMLIYKFSNQSRQELEAMFGLTEWRQTRFYQEVKEETKLETIPKLLKEGLSLEQIAPVLELDIEVVRQAINQQG, translated from the coding sequence ATTATAGCATTCAACTGTAATATAGCGTTTCCCAAAGCAGATGCTGCGAACCGTAGTCAGCTTTTAGAATTAGTAGAAAGGATGTTAATTTATAAATTCTCAAATCAAAGTCGGCAGGAGTTGGAAGCAATGTTTGGATTAACAGAATGGCGACAAACCAGGTTTTATCAAGAAGTTAAGGAAGAAACAAAGTTAGAAACAATTCCAAAGTTGTTAAAAGAAGGATTGAGCTTAGAACAAATTGCACCAGTCCTCGAACTAGATATTGAGGTAGTAAGACAAGCTATTAACCAACAAGGCTAA
- a CDS encoding CHAT domain-containing protein — MQASGELAPEGCCVLCYHRDRTKVSCQLDYDKQQTIAATPKSATRGATHRRSNDLTTSMQFPRLGNTQEEAQQIKVIFSSATILSGTKATETAIKQLSAPSILHLATHGFFLTDQQIKPQLNNFDSQTPVTFSGENPLLRSGLALAGFNNRRTVSQNSDDGVLTSLEVAGLDLRGTQLVVLSACETGLGDIKVGDGLYGFCCALVIAGSQSQVLSLWKVDDAGTKELMVKYYQKLKASQGRHEALREAQLEMLATPKYQHPKYWASFVASGDWTPLHNK; from the coding sequence ATTCAAGCTTCCGGAGAACTTGCACCCGAAGGTTGTTGTGTCCTGTGCTACCATCGCGATCGCACAAAAGTTTCCTGTCAACTAGACTATGACAAACAACAAACTATTGCCGCTACACCAAAGTCCGCAACTAGGGGTGCTACTCACCGTCGTTCCAATGACCTCACAACTAGTATGCAATTTCCAAGACTGGGGAATACTCAAGAAGAAGCACAACAAATCAAGGTAATTTTTTCGAGTGCAACAATATTATCTGGTACCAAAGCCACAGAAACAGCCATCAAGCAACTTTCTGCTCCCAGTATTTTACACCTAGCAACTCATGGCTTTTTCCTCACTGACCAACAAATCAAACCTCAGTTGAATAATTTTGATTCCCAAACACCTGTTACATTCTCAGGAGAAAATCCCCTGCTGCGTTCTGGTTTGGCTTTGGCTGGTTTTAACAATCGCCGAACGGTTTCACAAAATTCTGATGATGGCGTACTCACTTCACTGGAAGTGGCGGGACTGGATTTACGTGGGACACAGTTAGTGGTGCTGTCAGCTTGCGAAACGGGATTGGGTGATATTAAAGTTGGGGATGGGCTTTATGGCTTTTGTTGTGCTCTAGTCATTGCTGGTTCTCAAAGCCAGGTCTTAAGTTTGTGGAAAGTGGACGATGCTGGTACTAAAGAGCTGATGGTGAAATATTATCAGAAATTGAAAGCAAGTCAGGGCAGACATGAAGCACTGAGGGAAGCACAACTAGAGATGTTGGCAACACCAAAATACCAGCATCCAAAGTATTGGGCGAGCTTTGTTGCTTCTGGAGATTGGACTCCACTTCACAATAAATAG
- a CDS encoding type II toxin-antitoxin system PrlF family antitoxin: MAVTQIICVESSLTDRYQTTVPDAVRKILGLSKRDKICYTIQSDGKVVISRAEQTQSDPVLGQFLNFLARDIEKNPQHLQALSPDLVSRVQSLVAEVDCDLDAPLSDEDE; encoded by the coding sequence ATGGCAGTAACACAAATTATATGCGTAGAATCTAGCCTTACCGATCGCTATCAGACTACAGTCCCTGATGCTGTTCGCAAAATTCTTGGCTTAAGTAAGCGCGATAAAATTTGCTACACAATTCAATCCGATGGTAAAGTAGTAATTTCTCGCGCCGAGCAGACCCAGAGCGATCCTGTCCTTGGGCAGTTTCTGAATTTTCTTGCACGAGATATTGAAAAAAATCCTCAGCATTTACAAGCACTTAGCCCTGATTTAGTTAGTCGTGTTCAGTCCTTGGTTGCTGAAGTTGATTGCGATCTTGATGCTCCACTCTCTGATGAGGATGAATAA
- a CDS encoding type II toxin-antitoxin system YhaV family toxin, whose amino-acid sequence MLVINEWSIFVHPLFLKQFDELLAQVERLRQKYPKDYKRKNATKRLAAIAKLAFETIPQDPTRSDYRQGTTLGDDYKHWFRAIFFQQYRLFFRYHVESKIIVYAWVNDENSKRAYESNTDAYRVFKKMLESDRPPDDWDTLLEEAKSEINRLEEIVKVEI is encoded by the coding sequence ATGCTAGTAATTAATGAGTGGAGCATATTTGTCCATCCTCTCTTTCTCAAACAGTTTGATGAACTTTTGGCGCAAGTTGAGCGTTTGCGCCAGAAGTATCCCAAAGACTACAAGAGAAAAAACGCTACAAAGCGTCTAGCTGCCATAGCAAAGCTGGCATTTGAAACTATTCCTCAAGATCCAACACGTAGTGATTATCGCCAAGGTACAACGCTTGGTGATGATTATAAGCACTGGTTCAGAGCTATATTTTTTCAGCAGTACCGACTGTTTTTTCGATATCATGTAGAGAGCAAAATAATTGTTTATGCTTGGGTTAATGATGAGAACTCTAAGCGAGCCTATGAAAGTAACACAGATGCTTATCGAGTTTTTAAGAAAATGCTTGAAAGCGATCGCCCTCCAGATGATTGGGATACCTTACTTGAAGAGGCAAAAAGCGAGATTAATCGTTTAGAGGAAATAGTCAAAGTAGAAATTTAA
- a CDS encoding CHASE2 domain-containing protein, whose amino-acid sequence MIKSLEKLPENSSLTQELRKLSLSRVTSFSEYFGQAWLYPIIDYSLPPDRVYQLMKSGDFLQKYNTTLNQENLKQQVVLIGAGGYEEAGLSKFHKDIFALPMGVAYWRSQNPSQNFLPEITGVEINAYMIQHLLKQHLIIPIPDLWMIGIAALFGKGTQLLLTQSQHTKRRRSLFMTSLVGGTGIYALISMQLYVSASLVVPLFLPSATFWIYVLFGLRNHNDK is encoded by the coding sequence TTGATTAAGTCTTTGGAGAAACTTCCAGAAAATTCATCGTTGACTCAAGAATTACGAAAATTAAGTCTTTCAAGAGTCACGAGCTTTTCGGAGTATTTCGGTCAAGCTTGGCTCTATCCAATTATTGACTATTCTCTACCACCAGATCGAGTTTATCAGCTCATGAAGTCTGGGGATTTTCTACAAAAATATAATACGACTCTCAACCAAGAAAACTTAAAACAGCAAGTTGTACTTATTGGTGCTGGTGGATATGAGGAAGCTGGATTATCAAAGTTTCACAAGGATATTTTTGCGTTACCAATGGGAGTGGCTTATTGGCGATCGCAAAATCCTTCTCAGAACTTTCTTCCAGAGATTACTGGAGTAGAAATCAATGCTTATATGATTCAACATTTGCTCAAACAACATCTTATTATCCCAATTCCCGACTTGTGGATGATTGGTATTGCTGCATTATTTGGAAAAGGGACACAGTTGTTACTGACTCAAAGTCAGCATACCAAACGCCGTAGATCTTTATTCATGACTTCCCTTGTGGGTGGAACGGGAATTTATGCATTGATATCAATGCAGTTGTATGTATCAGCAAGCCTTGTAGTGCCTTTATTTTTACCATCCGCAACATTTTGGATTTATGTGTTATTCGGATTGAGGAATCACAATGATAAATAA
- a CDS encoding CHASE2 domain-containing protein, whose protein sequence is MNNFYLKIQKVARTCLFELSWGKSQHITAELSYPENIILSYQEWQKVYCNFYSNQSRGKVIDKGVIAPPPVDWQAQLVQSEAKFLYEFHQWLRNKELYEIRIKLSQKALEQTNRSVKDNSANTIDIFISCNCSELEYLPWEAWEISTEFVSGKLRIVRQPLNIRQEVVNLNKKSSRKARLLAIFGDETGLSFDEELRAIKSLKNQATVKVLRWKPNQDINEFKGEIIKSLITQCWDMLFFAGHSNKTNFTGGQLSIAPNVTIALSEIEKPLKTAIANGLQFALFNSCDGLSIANKLIDLGLSQVAIMREKVHNRVAGEFFVQFLNAIKEYRDVHEALLAANDYLKTEKNLTYPSAYLITSLFRHPDAELFRLKPFGIQHQIRKWLPTPCEIFTLGTLVILSLFQPVQEAVLDWQVGMQAAYRNVTKQIPPKTHPPVLLIHIDEVSLNEAGTKAHKFNPIDRSYFAKLIDKATTFSIKIIGIDYLFDRLTEDDKILSTSIKNSINNNGTWFIFANTTYNNKPQGILKEVADLNQTLQGNADKFAGYLSLVQASTDCIESCPFSYLIALVSF, encoded by the coding sequence ATGAATAACTTTTATCTTAAAATTCAAAAAGTTGCTAGAACTTGTTTATTTGAACTGTCTTGGGGTAAGAGTCAACATATCACTGCTGAACTTTCTTATCCGGAAAACATCATATTGTCTTACCAAGAATGGCAAAAAGTTTATTGTAATTTCTACAGCAATCAATCGCGAGGAAAAGTCATAGACAAAGGAGTTATTGCTCCACCTCCTGTAGATTGGCAAGCACAATTAGTGCAATCTGAGGCAAAGTTTTTATATGAATTTCATCAATGGTTACGCAATAAAGAATTGTACGAGATTCGGATAAAGCTCAGTCAGAAAGCACTAGAACAGACTAACAGGAGCGTTAAAGATAATTCCGCAAACACCATTGATATTTTCATCAGTTGTAATTGTTCTGAATTAGAATATTTGCCTTGGGAAGCATGGGAAATTAGTACGGAATTCGTATCTGGTAAACTCCGTATTGTGCGTCAACCACTTAATATCCGTCAAGAAGTTGTTAACTTAAATAAAAAAAGCTCCAGAAAAGCTCGATTGTTAGCAATCTTTGGAGACGAAACTGGCTTAAGCTTTGATGAAGAATTACGAGCTATAAAATCACTTAAAAACCAAGCCACGGTTAAAGTTCTTCGTTGGAAACCAAACCAAGATATTAATGAGTTTAAAGGTGAAATCATCAAGTCTCTAATAACTCAATGCTGGGATATGCTCTTTTTTGCAGGTCACAGTAATAAAACGAACTTCACTGGTGGTCAATTATCAATCGCTCCCAATGTAACTATTGCTTTAAGTGAAATTGAGAAACCTTTAAAGACTGCGATCGCAAATGGTTTACAATTTGCTCTCTTTAATTCTTGCGATGGTTTAAGTATAGCAAACAAACTGATTGATTTGGGCTTAAGTCAAGTTGCCATTATGCGAGAAAAGGTACATAATCGTGTAGCAGGAGAATTTTTTGTTCAGTTTTTGAATGCAATTAAAGAGTATAGAGATGTCCATGAAGCATTATTAGCAGCAAACGACTACCTCAAAACTGAAAAAAATCTTACTTATCCCAGTGCTTATCTAATTACTTCCTTATTTCGTCATCCTGATGCAGAGTTATTCCGTTTAAAACCATTTGGCATTCAACATCAAATTAGAAAATGGTTACCAACACCTTGTGAAATTTTTACGTTAGGAACATTAGTTATTTTAAGTCTTTTCCAACCCGTACAAGAAGCTGTACTAGATTGGCAAGTGGGTATGCAAGCCGCTTATCGCAATGTTACTAAACAAATCCCACCAAAAACTCATCCACCAGTTTTACTTATCCACATCGATGAAGTATCATTGAATGAAGCTGGTACTAAAGCTCATAAATTTAATCCTATAGATCGTAGTTATTTTGCTAAATTAATTGATAAAGCAACAACATTTTCTATTAAAATTATTGGTATAGATTATCTTTTTGATAGATTGACAGAAGACGATAAAATCTTATCTACGTCTATAAAAAACTCTATTAATAACAATGGAACGTGGTTTATCTTTGCAAACACAACATATAATAACAAGCCGCAAGGTATACTTAAAGAGGTTGCCGACCTCAACCAAACCTTACAAGGTAATGCCGATAAATTTGCTGGATATCTATCATTAGTCCAGGCGAGTACAGATTGTATAGAAAGCTGTCCTTTTAGTTACTTAATAGCATTAGTATCTTTTTAA
- a CDS encoding CHAT domain-containing protein translates to MLSNLRGYLRLADLFNLDYPADLIVLSACETGLGKEIQGEGLVGLTRGLMYAGGERLLVSLWQVSDEGTSEFMQEFYQQIWQNKKTANQALRATQLKMWQHEKWRNPYYWSAFTFLGEWR, encoded by the coding sequence ATGCTATCAAACCTTCGAGGATATTTGCGACTTGCAGACTTGTTTAACCTCGATTATCCAGCCGATTTAATTGTGCTGAGTGCTTGTGAAACCGGACTCGGTAAAGAAATTCAAGGAGAAGGATTGGTAGGGTTGACAAGAGGACTCATGTATGCAGGTGGAGAACGACTGTTAGTGTCATTGTGGCAAGTGAGCGATGAAGGCACATCTGAGTTTATGCAAGAATTCTACCAGCAAATCTGGCAAAACAAAAAGACAGCAAATCAAGCGTTACGAGCAACACAATTAAAAATGTGGCAGCATGAAAAATGGCGCAATCCCTATTATTGGTCGGCGTTTACCTTCTTGGGTGAATGGCGATGA
- a CDS encoding Uma2 family endonuclease has translation MLEYKLPRYLPSAEELPDSDETPVDNELQELLPGLLKATLLMLWSERMDWFFGIDMGIYTHPDEPAIVPDGFLSLGVERFYDEELRPSYVLWDENVVPILALEVVSQTYRKEYSAKKDEYATLGVLYYVIYSSRRRRKPRLEVHKLVNGEYVLQQGNPIWMPEIMLGIGCARGSYGGITREWLYWYDEHQQRYPTPSEQVKIAEQQAQAEAQRAQAEAQRAEKLAAKLRELNIDPDNI, from the coding sequence ATGCTAGAGTACAAATTGCCGCGATATCTACCTTCGGCAGAAGAACTGCCCGACTCGGACGAAACACCTGTGGATAACGAACTGCAAGAATTATTACCAGGACTGTTAAAAGCCACCCTGCTGATGCTTTGGTCAGAGCGGATGGACTGGTTTTTCGGCATTGATATGGGGATTTATACTCACCCAGATGAACCGGCAATAGTACCGGATGGATTTCTCAGTTTGGGTGTTGAAAGATTTTATGATGAAGAGTTACGTCCTAGTTATGTACTTTGGGATGAAAATGTAGTCCCAATTTTAGCTTTAGAAGTCGTATCCCAAACTTATCGTAAAGAATACAGTGCTAAAAAAGATGAGTATGCAACGCTAGGCGTACTTTACTATGTAATTTACTCATCGCGTCGCCGTCGCAAACCTCGCCTAGAAGTACATAAACTAGTAAACGGTGAGTACGTATTACAGCAGGGAAACCCAATTTGGATGCCAGAAATCATGTTGGGAATTGGCTGTGCTCGTGGAAGTTATGGCGGAATTACCCGCGAGTGGCTGTATTGGTACGACGAACACCAACAGCGATATCCAACACCCTCTGAACAAGTCAAAATAGCCGAACAACAAGCACAAGCCGAAGCACAACGGGCACAAGCCGAAGCACAACGGGCTGAAAAACTGGCTGCCAAATTACGCGAGTTGAATATTGACCCTGATAATATTTAG
- a CDS encoding trypsin-like serine peptidase, which produces MNNNLIIQRITALFTASLTSVITLNSWLNSNAQTATSSATTPKFTRLQDANNSLIKVNGRAFQPHTLQQSTQPDQADDTQARSRGIVGWDDRIPLLSCKYPWSAIGKVQGLTAEGKGYHCTGTLIGEDIVLTNAHCVIDENTSQLSQKILFIPNVINRKVADKSDVALVENVVYGTDFTGTALENQINDWALLKLNKPIGLKYGYLGWQSLSSSTLLNNRNQYIFVGYSGDFPDPNKEKYQFFTAGKGWTANVQKGCSIVGEESNVLLHNCDATGGSSGGPIITIIGNQPYIVALNNAEFKSNGRAVINLGVKINFLDRFRRN; this is translated from the coding sequence ATGAATAACAATCTCATCATTCAAAGAATAACTGCATTATTTACTGCTAGTCTCACCAGCGTAATTACGTTAAATTCTTGGTTGAATAGCAATGCTCAAACTGCTACATCATCAGCAACAACACCAAAATTTACACGGTTACAAGATGCTAACAATTCTCTTATCAAAGTGAATGGCAGAGCTTTCCAACCTCATACTTTACAACAATCCACTCAGCCAGACCAAGCTGATGATACACAAGCTCGCAGCAGAGGAATCGTGGGTTGGGACGATCGCATTCCTCTTTTAAGCTGTAAATATCCTTGGTCAGCAATTGGTAAAGTCCAAGGATTAACTGCTGAAGGAAAAGGTTACCATTGCACGGGTACATTAATCGGTGAAGATATCGTTTTGACTAACGCACACTGTGTTATTGATGAAAATACAAGCCAGTTAAGTCAAAAAATTTTATTTATACCGAATGTAATTAATCGTAAAGTTGCAGATAAATCAGATGTTGCTCTGGTTGAAAATGTAGTTTACGGCACTGATTTTACGGGAACTGCTTTAGAAAATCAAATCAACGACTGGGCGCTTTTAAAGCTAAATAAACCTATTGGTTTAAAATACGGTTATCTGGGTTGGCAATCTTTATCTTCATCAACTCTTCTTAACAATCGCAATCAGTATATTTTTGTGGGTTATTCTGGTGATTTTCCCGATCCAAACAAAGAAAAATATCAATTTTTCACTGCTGGAAAGGGATGGACGGCTAACGTGCAAAAGGGTTGTAGTATTGTAGGTGAAGAAAGCAATGTTTTATTACATAACTGTGATGCGACAGGTGGTTCTTCAGGTGGACCAATTATCACTATTATTGGTAATCAGCCTTACATTGTCGCCTTAAATAATGCAGAATTTAAATCCAATGGACGTGCAGTTATCAACTTAGGGGTAAAAATTAACTTTTTAGATAGATTTCGTAGAAATTAG
- a CDS encoding aspartate/glutamate racemase family protein, whose product MKQKISCTSLKPKYHYCYENVEQAMTAMEKYRQQLCVIAHEKRRQGEVIADQSYPVEVIALRPKQIRLPPLLLLGGMGPLAGTIAFEQACQMFQDNREIVLFQACSLPDRTAIIEQTTRILSAFSQEHQIVVMLETAIREGLHYIYSISKPVQVIVLCNTAHYFFPKVWHRLQLNYPKIADKLQWVSLIESVMYHLQTSNLCQPLILGTSGTRLGHIYSQPLQQANIAYVEPSKMLQLTLMEGIYQGVKAFDRDIACQAGEKFFVQMLKTQPDFDCIIAGCSEIPCLFEWLKATSVDKVKQFLSQIEIIDPVQIALQCTAQSFEIVEAILG is encoded by the coding sequence ATGAAGCAAAAAATATCCTGTACGTCTCTTAAACCCAAGTATCATTACTGTTACGAGAATGTTGAACAAGCGATGACTGCGATGGAGAAATACCGACAACAACTCTGTGTCATTGCTCACGAAAAAAGAAGACAAGGAGAGGTGATTGCCGATCAAAGCTACCCTGTAGAAGTTATTGCCCTCAGACCAAAGCAGATTCGATTACCACCTTTACTTCTGTTAGGTGGTATGGGTCCCTTAGCGGGTACCATCGCTTTTGAACAAGCTTGTCAAATGTTTCAAGATAACAGGGAAATTGTTTTGTTTCAGGCTTGTTCTCTACCTGACAGAACTGCAATCATCGAACAAACAACTCGAATTTTGAGTGCATTCTCTCAAGAACACCAAATAGTTGTGATGCTAGAAACTGCTATCCGAGAAGGGCTTCACTATATTTACTCGATCTCTAAACCTGTTCAAGTGATTGTCCTATGTAATACCGCTCATTACTTTTTTCCTAAAGTGTGGCATCGCTTACAACTTAATTATCCAAAAATTGCTGACAAATTGCAATGGGTTTCTTTGATTGAGTCTGTTATGTATCATTTACAGACATCCAACTTGTGTCAGCCTTTAATTTTGGGTACGAGCGGAACACGACTAGGTCATATTTACTCTCAACCATTGCAGCAAGCCAACATTGCCTATGTAGAACCCAGCAAGATGTTGCAACTCACGCTAATGGAGGGAATTTATCAAGGTGTGAAAGCCTTTGACCGTGACATTGCCTGTCAAGCAGGGGAGAAATTTTTTGTACAGATGCTCAAAACGCAACCAGACTTTGACTGTATTATTGCTGGATGTAGCGAAATTCCTTGCTTATTCGAGTGGCTCAAAGCAACAAGTGTTGACAAAGTCAAGCAATTCTTGTCACAGATTGAAATTATCGATCCAGTACAAATAGCTTTACAATGCACTGCCCAAAGCTTTGAGATAGTGGAAGCAATCTTAGGTTAG
- a CDS encoding cupin domain-containing protein, producing MLDTTVNKIDSAYSPKGEQGQKYLASGKTISMRLWENEQPNEPKKATVREYETVGYVISGRAELHIEGQVVLLEPGSSWVVPKGSSHTYKILESFTAVEATSPPAQVHGRDEN from the coding sequence ATGCTAGATACAACTGTTAATAAAATAGATTCAGCTTATTCCCCTAAAGGTGAACAAGGTCAAAAGTATCTTGCTTCCGGTAAGACTATTTCAATGCGCCTTTGGGAAAATGAACAACCCAATGAACCCAAAAAAGCAACTGTCAGGGAATACGAAACTGTTGGTTATGTCATTAGCGGTCGGGCTGAGTTACATATTGAAGGACAAGTGGTTTTGCTAGAGCCTGGAAGTTCTTGGGTCGTACCGAAGGGATCGTCTCACACTTACAAAATCTTAGAATCGTTTACAGCTGTTGAAGCAACCAGTCCACCCGCTCAAGTTCACGGAAGGGACGAGAATTAA